TAATTCTCTTGTCTTTATCTAAAAATCAAACACCTTTAGGCAAGCCTCAAGAAATTTATCTTCTGGCTATCGCCCTGCGATTAAAATTCGTCGGTTACACATCCGTTAGATGCTGATGCTACTGTTCTTGCATATTTATATAGCACTCCTCTTTTCACTTTTAAAGGTGGAGCAGTCCATTCTTGTTTTCTTTTAGTTAATTCTTCTTCCGAAACTTCTAGATTGATCGTATTCGTTTCTGCATTGATGGTTATAGTATCTCCATCTTTTACTAAAGCGATTACTCCTCCTTCTTGTGCTTCTGGTGTGATATGCCCTACTACAAATCCGTGAGTTCCTCCAGAGAAACGACCATCTGTAATTAGAGCAACATCTTTACCTAACCCTGCTCCCATAATAGCAGCTGTTGGCTTTAGCATTTCTGGCATTCCTGGTCCTCCTTTAGGTCCTTCATAACGAATTACGACCACATCTCCTTTTGCTACTTTTCCGTCTCGTATTCCATCATTTGCCTCATATTCCCCTTCAAAAACTTTTGCTTTTCCTGAAAAATACAATCCTTCCTTTCCTGTTATTTTCGCCACGGAACCTTCCTTAGCTAAGTTTCCGTAGAGCATTCGTAAATGACCTGTAGCTTTGATAGGTTGTTCTGTTGGTTTAATTACTTCCTGTCCTTCCGTTAAACTTGTAACTGTTGCTAAATTTTCTGCTAAAGTTTTTCCTGTTACGGTTAAACAATCTCCATGTAACAACCCTTCTTCTAGTAAGTATTTTAAAACTGCTGGTGTGCCTCCTACTTTGTGTACATCCTCCATTAAGTATTTTCCACTAGGCTTTAAATCGGCTAAGAATGGTGTTTCATCAGAAATACGTTGAAAATCTTCTAAGGTAAATTGCACATCTGCAGCTTTTGCTATGGCTAAAAAATGTAATACTGCATTGGTAGAACCTCCCATAACCGTTACCAATCGTACTGCATTTTCCAACGATTTTTTGGTAACGATATCTGATGGTTTGATATCTTTTTCTAGTAATACGCGTAATGCTTCTCCTGCATTGACACACTCTTGCTCTTTATCATTACTAATCGCAGGATTGGATGAGTTATAAGGCAAACTCATACCCAAAGCTTCAATTGCTGAAGCCATCGTATTTGCAGTGTACATTCCTCCACAAGCTCCTGCCCCTGGGCATGCTTTCTCAATCACATTTTGATATTCTTTTTGAGTAATAGTTCCCGCAACTTTCTCTCCCCATGCTTCAAAAGCTGATACTACATCTAACTTTTTTCCTTCATGGCATCCTGATGCAATAGTTCCTCCATATACTAAAACTGAAGGTCGATTTAAGCGTAGCATTGCCATTAAGGCTCCTGGCATGTTCTTATCACACCCTACTACAGTTACCAATCCGTCATATGACATCGCTTGCACTACCGTTTCCATAGAGTCAGCAATGACATCGCGAGAAGGTAACGAATAGCGCATTCCTGGAGTTCCCATAGAGATTCCATCAGAAACACCAATGGTATTAAATATCAATCCTACTAAATCGGCATTTTCGGTTCCTTCTTTCACCAATTTTGCTAAATCGTTTAGGTGCATATTACACGGATTTCCTTCGTACCCCGTACTTGCAATTCCTACCAAGGGTTTTTCTAAGTCTGATTTCGACAAACCTATAGCATGCAACATAGCTTGTGCTGCTGGTTGCGTATCGTCTTGCGTTACTTGTTTACTAAATTTGTTTAGTTCCATGTTAACTTGCTTTGCGTTTTTGACGTAAGCCTAATACTTCGTCTTTATATATTTTCATTAGTTTTTGTCCATATGTTTTTTCCCATGCTAATGGAAATTGATAATTGTCTAGAGATTGTAACCCTACTACTTCAGCTGCTGTTCCTGTGAAAAAGCAAGCATCTGCATTTTTTAATTCTTCTAGCGTAAAGTGCTTTTCTTCAACAGAAATTCCTTCTTCTTTACACAAATCGATAACCGTAGCACGGGTAATTCCTGCCATGATATAACCTCTTGGAGGCGTGTATAACTTCCCATCTTTCTGCATAAAAACATTTGCTCCAGAACATTCAGCAACATTGCCATTCATATCTAATAACAATGCTTCATCATAACCGTTATTTTTTGCTTCGTTAGTTGATAATATTGAATTCGTATAGTGCCCTGTTACTTTTGCTTCTACAAAACATGACTTCGGATTCGGACGCTGAAACGATGATGTTTTTACTTTAAGTAATTTATCTCCCATGTACTTGCCCCACTCCCAACATTGTATTACTAAATTCGTCTCTTTAGAAGTTAACAAACTCATATCTGATCCTGTAGTGACTAACGGACGGATGTAAGCATCTTTTAAACCATTACGCTCTAACAATTCGTAAGTAATTTGCGTTAGTTGTTCTTCAGAATAATCCAATTGAATATTCATGACTTCTGCTCCATACTTAAGCCTTTTATAATGCTCATATGACTTAAAAATTTTAGTTCCTTCGCTGGTATTGTATGCTCTTATACCTTCGAAAACCCCATTTCCATAGTGTAAACTTTGGCTATACAAGTTAGCTCTTGCGTCTACGGCTTTGATAAACTCTCCGTTATAATAGATTACTGTTTCTTCGTTGTAATACATTTTTCAGTTGTTTTGCTGTTCAAAATTATTTTTCGGTTTTTATTCTATTTTTTGTTTTTCAATGCTTTAATGATTTCTAATTCATTTAAAAAAAACATAATTAGCTAAAAATCAATACATTAATCTTTTAACCTTATGATATTCACGGAATAAAAAAAGCCTGCATCTAGAGTTAGATACAGGCTTCCTTATAGGCAAAAATTATCTGTATCAACTCGGTGGAGAGCTAATAATGACAATAATAATTACCACGATGTTAAAAAATTGATTCATGTTTTTTGCAACTAAAAAAGGCTTCCTAAAATTTAGGAAGCCTTTTTAAAATTTATATAATTTAATAATAAAATACCACTTCCTTATCCCTGTGAAATAATCACAATGACAATAATAATAGAAATGATATTTAATACTTGTTTCTTCATTTGATGTCACAAATATTTGAAATTATTTTTTAGTTATCCTAATATTTTTTTGTTTTTTTTATTTCTCCTCATAAAAAAACACCTCATAACCTCTTGTATCACTTACACTTACAAAAGTTTTTATTTTTTATTTAGTATTTATCAAAATTTATTTTATAGATTTGTGCCGTTATGCAAACAAATAAAATATACAACAATATACCCAGTTTTTTAGTGCGGTCTTTCAACCGACGCTAGTCTTCCTTTTGTCCTAAACTGAGTATTGTATAATTTTATTTTTCACCTTTTGATTTCTATAATCTACATTTTTATATTGTTACCAACTCTTGTTATTGTTTTCAATAACGTAGCTGTTGTACGACCTATTTTTATCCGACGTCGCCCGTAAGGGTGCTACTTCTTTTGGGAACCTAGGTGCGTCCGGTTCTTCTTTTCAAACCACCGATTTTTAACAAAATGTTTATCTAAAATCAATTTCAATGAGAGTTGTTATTGCTGATCAATCGCATAGTAAGTATGCTGAAATTATTTGTCAAACTATTGACGAAGCTGCTCTGGTTAGAGGCACAGGAATTGCCAAAAGAAAACCAGAATACATCATTACAAAGCTAGAAAATGGTAACGCTGTTATTGCCTTAGATGGCGATCAATTTGCTGGCTTTTGTTATATCGAAGCCTGGAGTCATGGCAAATTTGTAGCCAATTCTGGGTTGATTGTTCACCCAAACTATAGAGGTATCGGTTTAGCCAAACAAATAAAAAAAGTAGTTTATGAGCATTCTAGAACCAAGTTTCCTAATGCCAAAATATTTAGTATCACAACTGGTTTGGCAGTTATGAAACTCAATAGCGAACTAGGCTATAAACCTGTTACTTTTTCTGAACTTACAGAAGATCAATCTTTTTGGAATGGTTGCCAGACCTGTAAAAATTACGATGTTTTACAACGTACTCAGCAAAAAATGTGCTTGTGTACTGGTATGTTATACGATCCTAACAAAAAAACTCAGAACATAAAAGTAAAAGATAAAGTCTTTCAAAGGCTAAAAAGAATCAAGGAAACCATCTTCCTAAAAAAAGACAAAAAATGAAAAAATTAGTAATTGCTTATAGCGGCGGATTAGATACTTCGTACTGTGCAGTAAGCTTATCGAAACAAGAATATGAAGTTCATGCAGTTAGCGTGAATACTGGCGGATTTTCTTCCGAAGAAATTAAAAAAATTGAACACAACGCCTACACAATGGGAGTGGCTACCTATAAAAATATCAATGCAGTAGCTGATTATTACAACAAAGTAATTAAATACTTAATTTTTGGTAACGTGTTAAAAAACAATACGTATCCTCTTTCGGTAAGTGCCGAAAGAATTGTGCAAGCCATAAAAATAGTAAACTACGCTAAAAGTATTGGTGCTAACTATATTGCACATGGTAGTACAGGTGCTGGAAACGATCAGGTGAGGTTTGATATGATTTTTCAAACCATTGCTCCTGAAATTGAAGTCATCACACCTATAAGAGATTTACAACTTTCAAGACAGGAAGAAATTGAATACTTAAAGAATAATGGAATTGATTTGTCTTGGGAGAAGACTAAATACTCTGTAAATAAAGGTTTATGGGGAACCAGTGTGGGAGGTGAAGAAACTTTAACCTCAGAACATCCGTTACCAGAACATGCCTACCCTTCTCAAGTAACCAAAACAACGTCAGAACAGATAAAACTCTCTTTTGTAAAGGGTGAATTAATGGCTATCAATGACAACGAAAAAACTCCTGTACAAAACATTGAGCAATTGAATGAAATTGCCTCAAAATTCGGAATTGGTAGAGACATCCATGTAGGAGATACTATCGTTGGAATTAAAGGAAGAGTTGGTTTTGAAGCTGCTGCGGCATTAATCACTATTAAAGCACATCACTTACTTGAGAAACACACCTTAACCAAGTGGCAATTACAACACAAAGAGTATTTAGCAAGTTTTTATGGTATGCATTTACATGAAGGTCAGTATTTAGATCCTGTGATGAGAGATATGGAAGCCTTCTTTACAAATAGCCAAGCAAAGGTAACTGGCGATGTTTTTGTGACGCTAAAACCATATCATTTTACACTAGATGGAATTGATTCTCCTCATGATTTAATGAATGCCAAATTTGGTAGCTACGGTGAACTAAACAAAGGATGGACAGCTGAAGATGCGAAAGGTTTTATCAAGATCTTAGGAAATCAGAATAAAATATATCAACAGGTTAATAAGTAAGCAATTATCAGTTATCAATGAACAGATTGCCACGTTTCACTCGCAATGACGTCATCATGAGGAGTGATAACGACGTGATGATCTCTAAAAATTAACTGATAACAATACAAACAAATGACAAATCTCACTTAGTGAGTAAACAACAAACAATATGATACAAGTAGGAATCATCGGAGGTGCAGGTTATACAGCAGGAGAGTTAATTAGGCTTTTATTACAACATCCAAAAGCTGCTATTAATTTTGTATATAGTACATCTAATGCCGGTAATAAAATAGCGAATGTCCATCAGGATTTAGTGGGGAGTACTGATTTAACATTCACCAATAAAATCAATGCTTCAGTAGATGTGCTGTTTTTATGCTTAGGGCATGGAAATTCTAAACAGTTTTTAGAAACACATACCTTTTCAAATCATACAAAAATTATTGATTTAGGAAATGATTTTAGATTGGAAGCAGATAGCAACTTTCAAGGAAAAGAATTTGTGTATGGTTTACCTGAATTTCAAAAAGAAGCAATACAAAACGCTTCTTATATTGCAAATCCAGGTTGTTTTGCTACGGCTATTCAATTAGGATTCCTTCCATTAGCTAACACTGGTTTATTACAGAATGATGTACATATAAATGCGGTTACTGGTGCTACTGGTGCGGGGACTTCACTATCAGCAACTACTCATTTTACATGGAGAGATAATAACTTTTCGTACTACAAACCATTTACGCATCAGCATTTAGGAGAAATCAATCAGACCTTACACACACTTCAAACCAGTTTTAAATCAGAGGTTTTATTTCTTCCTAATAGAGGAAATTTTTCAAGAGGCATTTACGCTACGCAGTACACACATTTTGAGGGAACCTTAGACGAAGCGAAACAATTATATACAGAGTATTATAAAGACGCTGTTTTTACTCATATGGCAGACCAAGAGCTACATTTAAAACAGGTAGTAAACACCAACAAGTGTTTAATTCATTTGCATAAACACAGAGATAAGCTCCTCATAACAAGCATTATTGATAATTTATTAAAAGGAGCCTCTGGGCAAGCAGTCCAAAACATGAACCTGATGTTTGGTTT
The nucleotide sequence above comes from Tenacibaculum singaporense. Encoded proteins:
- a CDS encoding branched-chain amino acid transaminase; amino-acid sequence: MYYNEETVIYYNGEFIKAVDARANLYSQSLHYGNGVFEGIRAYNTSEGTKIFKSYEHYKRLKYGAEVMNIQLDYSEEQLTQITYELLERNGLKDAYIRPLVTTGSDMSLLTSKETNLVIQCWEWGKYMGDKLLKVKTSSFQRPNPKSCFVEAKVTGHYTNSILSTNEAKNNGYDEALLLDMNGNVAECSGANVFMQKDGKLYTPPRGYIMAGITRATVIDLCKEEGISVEEKHFTLEELKNADACFFTGTAAEVVGLQSLDNYQFPLAWEKTYGQKLMKIYKDEVLGLRQKRKAS
- a CDS encoding GNAT family N-acetyltransferase codes for the protein MRVVIADQSHSKYAEIICQTIDEAALVRGTGIAKRKPEYIITKLENGNAVIALDGDQFAGFCYIEAWSHGKFVANSGLIVHPNYRGIGLAKQIKKVVYEHSRTKFPNAKIFSITTGLAVMKLNSELGYKPVTFSELTEDQSFWNGCQTCKNYDVLQRTQQKMCLCTGMLYDPNKKTQNIKVKDKVFQRLKRIKETIFLKKDKK
- the argC gene encoding N-acetyl-gamma-glutamyl-phosphate reductase, with product MIQVGIIGGAGYTAGELIRLLLQHPKAAINFVYSTSNAGNKIANVHQDLVGSTDLTFTNKINASVDVLFLCLGHGNSKQFLETHTFSNHTKIIDLGNDFRLEADSNFQGKEFVYGLPEFQKEAIQNASYIANPGCFATAIQLGFLPLANTGLLQNDVHINAVTGATGAGTSLSATTHFTWRDNNFSYYKPFTHQHLGEINQTLHTLQTSFKSEVLFLPNRGNFSRGIYATQYTHFEGTLDEAKQLYTEYYKDAVFTHMADQELHLKQVVNTNKCLIHLHKHRDKLLITSIIDNLLKGASGQAVQNMNLMFGFQENTGLQLKATYF
- the argG gene encoding argininosuccinate synthase: MKKLVIAYSGGLDTSYCAVSLSKQEYEVHAVSVNTGGFSSEEIKKIEHNAYTMGVATYKNINAVADYYNKVIKYLIFGNVLKNNTYPLSVSAERIVQAIKIVNYAKSIGANYIAHGSTGAGNDQVRFDMIFQTIAPEIEVITPIRDLQLSRQEEIEYLKNNGIDLSWEKTKYSVNKGLWGTSVGGEETLTSEHPLPEHAYPSQVTKTTSEQIKLSFVKGELMAINDNEKTPVQNIEQLNEIASKFGIGRDIHVGDTIVGIKGRVGFEAAAALITIKAHHLLEKHTLTKWQLQHKEYLASFYGMHLHEGQYLDPVMRDMEAFFTNSQAKVTGDVFVTLKPYHFTLDGIDSPHDLMNAKFGSYGELNKGWTAEDAKGFIKILGNQNKIYQQVNK
- the ilvD gene encoding dihydroxy-acid dehydratase; amino-acid sequence: MELNKFSKQVTQDDTQPAAQAMLHAIGLSKSDLEKPLVGIASTGYEGNPCNMHLNDLAKLVKEGTENADLVGLIFNTIGVSDGISMGTPGMRYSLPSRDVIADSMETVVQAMSYDGLVTVVGCDKNMPGALMAMLRLNRPSVLVYGGTIASGCHEGKKLDVVSAFEAWGEKVAGTITQKEYQNVIEKACPGAGACGGMYTANTMASAIEALGMSLPYNSSNPAISNDKEQECVNAGEALRVLLEKDIKPSDIVTKKSLENAVRLVTVMGGSTNAVLHFLAIAKAADVQFTLEDFQRISDETPFLADLKPSGKYLMEDVHKVGGTPAVLKYLLEEGLLHGDCLTVTGKTLAENLATVTSLTEGQEVIKPTEQPIKATGHLRMLYGNLAKEGSVAKITGKEGLYFSGKAKVFEGEYEANDGIRDGKVAKGDVVVIRYEGPKGGPGMPEMLKPTAAIMGAGLGKDVALITDGRFSGGTHGFVVGHITPEAQEGGVIALVKDGDTITINAETNTINLEVSEEELTKRKQEWTAPPLKVKRGVLYKYARTVASASNGCVTDEF